One window of the Eucalyptus grandis isolate ANBG69807.140 chromosome 8, ASM1654582v1, whole genome shotgun sequence genome contains the following:
- the LOC120287155 gene encoding LOW QUALITY PROTEIN: transcription factor bHLH18-like (The sequence of the model RefSeq protein was modified relative to this genomic sequence to represent the inferred CDS: inserted 2 bases in 2 codons): MSRPPMHTRKHLIAERKRREKLSQSFIALSAIIPGLKKMDKASILSDAIDYMKQLQERVKKLEEEVAIRTVESVVIGKKSQVSAYDDMFSLDENSNHFEQKXPEIEARVLDKHVLLRIHHEKRKGRTTEILREIEXLNLSILNSSVLSFGRSILEMTIVAQMDVDFCMNIEDLVKNLHTSCGGLDEASPCTLIANGNGSCSERDELD, from the exons ATGAGTAGACCACCTATGCATACACGAAAACACCTGATTGCTGAGAGGAAGCGGCGTGAGAAGCTTAGCCAGAGCTTCATTGCTCTCTCTGCTATCATTCCTGGCCTTAAAA AGATGGACAAAGCATCGATCCTCAGTGATGCAATCGACTACATGAAGCAGCTTCAAGAACGCGTCAAGAAACTCGAGGAAGAAGTTGCAATCAGGACTGTGGAATCAGTTGTGATTGGAAAGAAGTCTCAGGTCTCGGCATATGATGATATGTTCTCATTAGATGAGAACTCTAACCACTTTGAGCAAA CTCCTGAGATCGAAGCAAGGGTCTTGGATAAACATGTTCTTCTTCGAATCCATCATGAGAAACGAAAGGGACGCACGACGGAGATACTTAGAGAAATAG AGTTGAATCTATCTATTCTTAATAGCAGTGTATTATCGTTTGGGCGTTCCATACTAGAAATGACAATCGTAGCTCAG atgGACGTTGACTTCTGCATGAATATTGAGGATCTCGTCAAGAATCTACATACAAGCTGTGGAGGATTGGATGAAGCTTCTCCTTGCACTCTAATTGCAAATGGAAATGGGTCTTGCTCAGAGAGAGACGAATTGGAttag